The genomic segment CCACACAGCCTCACTGCCCTGATTTATAGCAATAATACTGGCAAATACCACAATATATAGGCTAACAAGCAACCGCAACACAGTACATTATTCCCAGGCAGACTTTGAGCACAGGTAACCTTTGCCCCAAACGGTAATCAGCCGGTAGGGTTGTTCCAGGTTGTCGTTGAGCTTTTTGCGTAATCTGGAGATCCGCACATCGACACTTCGGTCTAAGCCATCGTATGGTCTGCCAACCACTTCAGTGTATATATGTTCGCGACTTAAGGTTTCTCCTGCGTGTCTGGCAAGCTCCCACAGAAGATCAAACTCATAGCTGGTCAGTTCGATCTCTTGCTCGCTCAGATAGGTTTTTCTTGCCGCTTTATCTATGTGAAGCTGTCCTAAGGTCAGTGTATCAGTGTTATCTGTTTGTTTGCCCTGGCGACGCAATAGCGCGTTCAGTCGAGCCAGCAGTACATATGGCTCAACGGGCTTGATTACATAGTCATCAGCACCAATTTCCAGGCCTCGAACATGGTCGAAGTCGCTGTCCTTTGCTGTTAAAAATAATACTGGTCCCGGGTAATCTGGTCGTACCCTGCGGCATATCTCAAAGCCATCCAGATTGGGCAGCATAATGTCGAGAATCACTATGTCAGGTTGTTCCTGAATGATTTTCTCCGGAGCCAGGGCGCCATCATGGATCAGGGTGACATCGTAATTATTACTTTGTAAAAACTGCCCGGTAAGTTGAGCGAGTCTTTCATCATCTTCTACCAGAATGACTTTGGTCATTAGAATAAACTCCAATCGGTTTTCAGTTTTCTGCGGTACTTAGTGCTAACCACTGCATTGACTTTCACGGTCTTCTTGGCAAGAGTATGCTGTTTGGTATCTCTCAGGCTAAACTCCATATTTTGTGCAAGTTTGACTGCTAGTTTGGCTGTTCCCTGGTTGCTGCTTTCCCAGCAGTGCAATTGCTTATTTTCCTGATACAGGCATAGGTTTTCTGGCACAGCGTGGTGCCAGTTTACCCGGATGGTCATTTGGCAGGTTTGTCCTTGTGTCTTGACCATACATACCAATGGCTTAATCTCAAATAACGGTGGTGGTTCTGTACTGGCCTGTAAAGAGCCTGAGCACCATAAAAGCACTCCGGCAGACAGGCCGTACGGAGGGCGGCTAGAACGCATAAAGGCCTCCGATGAAGACTGATGTGGTATAGCCTTCCTCTATAATTGGACTGTTTGCGATACTCGAACCAAGCCATTGATGTTTTGCCGTGAATTTAAACTGCCAGCTTTTTGTTAGTTTATGATTATAAGCAATACCGACATAGGGATTAACGGTACTATCTACCTGATAGTGGAAATGTGTGAGATCGGTATCTCTGTCTGTGATGCCATAGTAATAGCTACCTAATTTTGCATCTTTGTAATCTATACCTAGTTTAAACTGCAACTGTGCATATTTAGGCTGACCAAAAGGCAGTGTGTAACTATAGCCAAGAGAGCTATGAAACCCTTTATAAATCCCCCGAACGTCGTGCAGCAATCTTATTGTTAGTTTGTGTTGTTCAGAGATGTACCAGTGTGCCAGTATGCCACTGTCTATTGCCCACTTTCTCTTAGCCAGATCTTCAAAGGTTAAGGACGGTGGTTTTGTCTGTACTGGAGTTCGGTCATTGTTTATGACAGGAACGTAGCCACTGATTCCTTTTGGCTGGCTGATGTTTCCCTCGTTATCGGGAGTTGCGCCACCATTACTGGAAGGGATTTGGGGCTCAGGAAAGTCTACCCGTTCACTTATGTCTGGAGAAAGCGTGTTTGATCGTAACAGAGTACCGGGCCGGGAGCGGGAAAAAAATGCCTGCTCTGAGTTGAGTTCTGCAATCCAGCTGACGTCGAATGACTGCTGGTTGACAAATGTGTAACCGATCGCCGTGTTATCAAGAAAGAAACGATCACCATAATAACTGATATAAGGTAATACGATCAGTGGGGAGTGTTCCCCATCTTTCAGAGGGTTGGTTGCAACACCTGCTCCCACGGCCACTGAAACTTCCCATTGTGACACCTCAATACAGTTTTCTGGCTGTGTGTCACAGTTAGCAAAAGCCATACTACTCAACAACATTGAGCCAATCACACCTGACAGACGTTTCACTTTTCCACTGCTCCCTATTTTGCACAGTGGTACTTTACCAATTAAATTACCAATTACCAGAAAGAGTTACATTAAATAACATTTACTGTGACTGGAGTAACAGCAACTCTTTTGCAAACAGGTATGGTTATGCACATACTTAATCCCAAGGAGACAACCAATGTTAAATTCTAATCATTTAAAAGTCACAGCAGCTGCGCTGTCGTTGGCGTTGCTCAGTGCATGTGGTTCAGGGAGTGATGGTAATTCCGCAGGCCAGGGCCCTGGTAATGGGGGGGTCCAAACTCCACCTGATAAAGTGCCTGACTTATCTACTGGTGAGGCCAGCGCGAAAAAGCTACGCAAAGCCAGTGCAGAGGACTTTGCGACTTACCTTAAAAATGGTGTTTATCTGTCTCAGCACAGAACGTCAGACGTAGCAGACGGCTCCGAAGCAGGCACGTCTCCAACTTCTGGTGAACCTCCCGCTTTTTCCACCACCAATGTACAGGAATCAGCAGTAGATGAGAGTGACCGGATAAAGTATGACGGTGACTACTTATATATTGCAAACACGACGGATTTTCAGGCGGCAGAAGGGGAGCATCAGCAGTCTGTGCGCATTCTGAAACGTGGAGAAGCGGGAGAGCTTACGCCACTTTCCAGTTTGATAGCCAGTAGGGGTTACTATTCGAAACAACGTCTTTACCTGAAGGAGGATAACCTCGCCGTCGTACTCAGTAATGAGGGGGGCATATTCGGGATAGAGCCCGCCATTGATGGAGTCTTTTCCACCACAGTGGTACCTGAGCCGGTTGCTCAGGATTTTACGCTGGCACGTGTTGATATTCAAGATCCCGCACAGAGCAATATTACGCATCAGTTACGCTTTGATGGTGAGCTGGTGGACTCACGTGTTATAGGTGACTCGCTTTATTTGGTTAGTGAATTTACAGCGCGTTTTGATGGTTTTGAGCAACAAGGAGAAGATCTCAACCTGACTAACTACCAGAAAATATTGGCGACGGATATCTCCGAGTTGTTACCCAAAGTGACCGATATCAAGACCGGAACACAAAAACTAATGGTAGACCCCGCTACTTGCTATGTACCGGAACAAGCATCGGAGCTTAATGGTTATCATCAAATTACCTCAGTCACGCGTGTGTCACTAAGCGATCCCGACTCTCTGACTTCCACCTGTATTGCAAATCGAACGCGGGGGATCTATATGTCACAGAAAAACCTCTACCTCTACGGCTATTATTACGATCCAGAGGACGTGACTTTTGAGGACACAACCCAGACAGTTATGCACCAATTCAGTCTGACCGAAAATGCGGCGACTTACAGCGCATCCGGCAGAGTTGCCGGCCGATTAGGCAGTGGAAATACCAACCTTCGCTTTAGCGAACACAATGATTTGCTGCGTGTAGTAACGTCACGCTTCACCGAGGTAAATGGTATGGTGCACAAACTGTATATACTGGAGAAGCAAGGCGATAATCTGGCACTGCTCAGCCAGTTGCCCAACGATACTCGACCCACGCCAATCGGAAAAGTTTCTGACAATGGTTTGGTGGAGGAAGATATCTATGCGGTGCGTTTTTTTGGTGATAAAGCTTATATCGTGACATTCCGCCAGATTGATCCTCTGTATGTGCTCGATCTCAGCGAGCGAAATGACCCTAAAATAACCGGTGCATTGGAAATACCCGGGTACTCAGCATATCTTCACCCGGTTTCAGACACTTTGTTAGTAGGGATTGGTCAGAATGTGCAGGATTGGTTTATCGACCCTGTTGCGCAGAGTGATGACCAGATAGGCGCAAAGGTAAGCCTTTTTGATGTCAGCAACATAGGCGCGCCAACCTTACTGCAGGAAAAAGTATTTCCCGGCGGATATAGCCCAGTAGAGTTTGACTATCATGCATTTAGCTATATAAAGCACAGTGAAGAGGTATTCAGAATGACGTTACCTATAGAAAGCTGGCTCACTCAGGATGAGAGCGACAATAGTGTGACCTGGTATCGACGCAGTGAATTAGCTGCATTCGAAGTGCAC from the Pseudoalteromonas sp. R3 genome contains:
- a CDS encoding response regulator is translated as MTKVILVEDDERLAQLTGQFLQSNNYDVTLIHDGALAPEKIIQEQPDIVILDIMLPNLDGFEICRRVRPDYPGPVLFLTAKDSDFDHVRGLEIGADDYVIKPVEPYVLLARLNALLRRQGKQTDNTDTLTLGQLHIDKAARKTYLSEQEIELTSYEFDLLWELARHAGETLSREHIYTEVVGRPYDGLDRSVDVRISRLRKKLNDNLEQPYRLITVWGKGYLCSKSAWE
- a CDS encoding DUF3019 domain-containing protein, with the protein product MRSSRPPYGLSAGVLLWCSGSLQASTEPPPLFEIKPLVCMVKTQGQTCQMTIRVNWHHAVPENLCLYQENKQLHCWESSNQGTAKLAVKLAQNMEFSLRDTKQHTLAKKTVKVNAVVSTKYRRKLKTDWSLF
- a CDS encoding MipA/OmpV family protein, with protein sequence MKRLSGVIGSMLLSSMAFANCDTQPENCIEVSQWEVSVAVGAGVATNPLKDGEHSPLIVLPYISYYGDRFFLDNTAIGYTFVNQQSFDVSWIAELNSEQAFFSRSRPGTLLRSNTLSPDISERVDFPEPQIPSSNGGATPDNEGNISQPKGISGYVPVINNDRTPVQTKPPSLTFEDLAKRKWAIDSGILAHWYISEQHKLTIRLLHDVRGIYKGFHSSLGYSYTLPFGQPKYAQLQFKLGIDYKDAKLGSYYYGITDRDTDLTHFHYQVDSTVNPYVGIAYNHKLTKSWQFKFTAKHQWLGSSIANSPIIEEGYTTSVFIGGLYAF
- a CDS encoding beta-propeller domain-containing protein — translated: MLNSNHLKVTAAALSLALLSACGSGSDGNSAGQGPGNGGVQTPPDKVPDLSTGEASAKKLRKASAEDFATYLKNGVYLSQHRTSDVADGSEAGTSPTSGEPPAFSTTNVQESAVDESDRIKYDGDYLYIANTTDFQAAEGEHQQSVRILKRGEAGELTPLSSLIASRGYYSKQRLYLKEDNLAVVLSNEGGIFGIEPAIDGVFSTTVVPEPVAQDFTLARVDIQDPAQSNITHQLRFDGELVDSRVIGDSLYLVSEFTARFDGFEQQGEDLNLTNYQKILATDISELLPKVTDIKTGTQKLMVDPATCYVPEQASELNGYHQITSVTRVSLSDPDSLTSTCIANRTRGIYMSQKNLYLYGYYYDPEDVTFEDTTQTVMHQFSLTENAATYSASGRVAGRLGSGNTNLRFSEHNDLLRVVTSRFTEVNGMVHKLYILEKQGDNLALLSQLPNDTRPTPIGKVSDNGLVEEDIYAVRFFGDKAYIVTFRQIDPLYVLDLSERNDPKITGALEIPGYSAYLHPVSDTLLVGIGQNVQDWFIDPVAQSDDQIGAKVSLFDVSNIGAPTLLQEKVFPGGYSPVEFDYHAFSYIKHSEEVFRMTLPIESWLTQDESDNSVTWYRRSELAAFEVHSGETPKLQYMGSSVIEPQSDSELQGYVWSGDDRSVIHDDHIYYVHGNFVWSSLWQTPQNTTGPF